One Nerophis ophidion isolate RoL-2023_Sa linkage group LG06, RoL_Noph_v1.0, whole genome shotgun sequence genomic region harbors:
- the timm17b gene encoding mitochondrial import inner membrane translocase subunit Tim17-B isoform X1, which translates to MTTTNMEEYAREPCPWRIVDDCGGAFTMGAIGGGVFQAVKGFRNAPAVSASPKTFSFDSVFVYVKYSNTLIFQGAAHRLKGSANAVRIRAPQIGGSFAVWGGLFSTIDCGLVRLRGKEDPWNSISSGAMTGAILAARSGPLTMLGSAMMGGVLLALIEGFGILLTRYTAQQFQNPNPFAEDPSQLPPKQDGHQSAPKGQFQ; encoded by the exons ATGACCACAACAAACATGGAGGAATATGCGCGTGAACCTTG CCCCTGGAGGATAGTGGATGACTGTGGAGGTGCTTTCACCATGGGTGCAATTGGAGGAGGAGTGTTCCAGGCTGTCAAGGGCTTCCGAAATGCCCCAGCTGTAAGTGCATCTCCCAAAACTTTCTCCTTTGACTCTGTATTTGTTTATGTCAAGTATAGCAATACTTTAATATTTCAGGGAGCTGCACATCGGCTGAAGGGTAGTGCAAACGCAGTGAGGATTAGAGCGCCGCAGATTGGAG GAAGCTTCGCAGTATGGGGAGGTCTCTTCTCCACAATTGACTGTGGTTTAGTTCGTCTCCGAGGAAAAGAGGATCCCTGGAACTCTATAAGTAGTGGTGCTATGACAGGAGCCATACTGGCTGCACGCA GTGGGCCATTGACCATGTTGGGCTCTGCCATGATGGGGGGAGTTTTGCTAGCCCTAATTGAAGGTTTTGGGATCCTCCTAACAAGATACACAGCACAACAGTTTCAGAACC CTAATCCTTTTGCAGAAGATCCCAGTCAATTACCTCCAAAGCAGGACGGTCATCAGTCGGCACCCAAGGGTCAGTTTCAATAG
- the timm17b gene encoding mitochondrial import inner membrane translocase subunit Tim17-B isoform X2 — translation MTTTNMEEYAREPCPWRIVDDCGGAFTMGAIGGGVFQAVKGFRNAPAGAAHRLKGSANAVRIRAPQIGGSFAVWGGLFSTIDCGLVRLRGKEDPWNSISSGAMTGAILAARSGPLTMLGSAMMGGVLLALIEGFGILLTRYTAQQFQNPNPFAEDPSQLPPKQDGHQSAPKGQFQ, via the exons ATGACCACAACAAACATGGAGGAATATGCGCGTGAACCTTG CCCCTGGAGGATAGTGGATGACTGTGGAGGTGCTTTCACCATGGGTGCAATTGGAGGAGGAGTGTTCCAGGCTGTCAAGGGCTTCCGAAATGCCCCAGCT GGAGCTGCACATCGGCTGAAGGGTAGTGCAAACGCAGTGAGGATTAGAGCGCCGCAGATTGGAG GAAGCTTCGCAGTATGGGGAGGTCTCTTCTCCACAATTGACTGTGGTTTAGTTCGTCTCCGAGGAAAAGAGGATCCCTGGAACTCTATAAGTAGTGGTGCTATGACAGGAGCCATACTGGCTGCACGCA GTGGGCCATTGACCATGTTGGGCTCTGCCATGATGGGGGGAGTTTTGCTAGCCCTAATTGAAGGTTTTGGGATCCTCCTAACAAGATACACAGCACAACAGTTTCAGAACC CTAATCCTTTTGCAGAAGATCCCAGTCAATTACCTCCAAAGCAGGACGGTCATCAGTCGGCACCCAAGGGTCAGTTTCAATAG
- the pqbp1 gene encoding polyglutamine-binding protein 1: protein MPLPAALLARLAKRGIVKPSEQGVDEEIIAEDYDDNNVDYEATRVESLPPNWYKVFDPACGLPYYWNVETDLVAWLSPNDPSALITKPAKKQKAEGDDRSERPIEKSDRERDRDRERYRDRDRERDRDRERDRERERERRKQRRDDIAPYNKGKRNKGRKEDELDPMDPSAYSDAPKGLWSSGLPKRNEAKTGADTTAAGPLFQQRPYPSPGAVLRANAANHPPKE, encoded by the exons ATGCCTCTTCCTGCGGCACTGCTGGCCCGCTTGGCTAAGAGAGGGATTGTGAAACCATCAGAGCAAG gggtggatgaggaGATTATTGCTGAAGATTATGATGACAACAATGTAGATTATGAAGCCACCAGGGTGGAAAGTCTGCCACCAAACTGGTATAAAGTGTTTGACCCTGCTTG TGGTCTTCCTTATTACTGGAATGTGGAGACAGATTTGGTAGCGTGGCTATCACCAAATGACCCATCTGCTTTAATAACAAAacctgcaaaaaaacaaaaag CTGAGGGAGATGACAGAAGCGAACGTCCAATTGAGAAGTCTGATCGAGAGCGGGACCGAGACAGAGAGCGGTACAGAGACAGAGATCGGGAAAGGGACAGAGATCGGGAAAGGGACCGAGAGCGGGAAAGGGAAAGAAGAAAACAGAGGAGAGACGACATAGCCCCTTATAATAAGGGCAAAAGAAATAAGG GTAGAAAAGAAGATGAACTCGACCCCATGGATCCAAGTGCATATTCTGATGCTCCAAA gggCTTATGGTCAAGTGGTCTTCCCAAACGTAATGAAGCAAAGACAGGAGCCGATACCACAGCGGCTGGGCCTTTGTTCCAGCAGCGACCATACCCTAGTCCAGGAGCTGTATTGCGGGCTAACGCAGCTAACCATCCTCCGAAGGAGTAA
- the gpkow gene encoding G-patch domain and KOW motifs-containing protein codes for MASQGDRTRYLASSEDQGENKLASVSFGFAKTFSKFKNLKSDVTTKEDDKDFLTGITRNELQSTKPSEARTERIIPLILKNRWRLPCQEDQNDESGEKTPISTQLNGQGSADKTLESSEINDSVEAQAVKELIADSRKKLEDMQSEAKLNLTIPMLAQNKTPEGFEDGYHFNVELRPEPSTDEDYERVPVDGYGLALLKGMGWKKGEGIGRTFKQDVKPYEYKPRVIGLGLGADRSAIKDLQPAKRRRPPKPGDERHKEEEEEQLVFGRGGCVLMESGVHKERYGKIEALDTDNARVLVKLAIGGNVVSVHQYAVKLVGQKEYNKNSKDLSRLSKVHKEKVKEDNERRHQEEKERRHTDNIKHQSSEKDRKRKHRESSNDRKKSSEKEAKPPKAPPSWLQRDLKVRFVDKTFKAGRYYNSKMRVEDVLSLSTCICRTEDGHLLDNVKQNMLETIIPKGDNNAIMVVLGEHQGQVGRILQRDKNKCKAMVQLERHEKQVFTLDYDCICHYLGAADHC; via the exons ATGGCGTCGCAAGGGGATCGTACGCGTTACCTCGCATCTTCTGAGGACCAAGGAGAGAATAAATTAGCATCAGTTTCCTTTGGTTTTGCTAAAACATTTAGCAAGTTTAAAAATCTGAAAAGCGATGTCACGACTAAGGAAGATGACAAGGATTTCTTGACCGGAATCACCAGAAATGAATTACAGAG CACGAAACCGTCAGAAGCGAGAACGGAACGCATCATTCCTCTGATCCTAAAGAACCGCTGGCGCCTACCTTGCCAAGAAGATCAGAACGATGAAAGTGGAGAGAAAACGCCCATATCCACCCAACTTAATGGCCAAGGAAGTGCAGACAAGACCCTAGAATCAAGTGAAATTAATGACTCTGTGGAGGCTCAGGCTGTCAAAGAGCTTATAGCAG ATTCCAGGAAAAAGCTTGAAGATATGCAGTCAGAAGCTAAGCTCAACCTCACCATTCCTATGTTGGCACAGAACAAGACGCCTGAGGGCTTTGAGGATGGGTACCATTTCAATGTGGAACTACGACCTGAACCT TCCACAGACGAAGATTACGAGAGAGTTCCTGTCGATGGCTATGGGCTCGCTTTGCTAAAGGGGATGGGCTGGAAGAAAGGAGAAGGCATCGGACGTACCTTTAAACA AGATGTGAAGCCATATGAATACAAGCCCCGTGTGATTGGTTTGGGACTTGGGGCGGATCGCTCAGCAATAAAGGACCTGCAGCCTGCCAAACGTCGGCGCCCGCCTAAGCCAGGTGATGAGCGGcacaaagaggaagaagaggagcagCTCGTGTTTGGTCGTGGAGGCTGTGTGCTGATGGAGTCAGGGGTACATAAAGAGCGTTATGGAAAG ATTGAAGCACTGGACACAGACAACGCTCGTGTTCTGGTGAAGCTGGCAATTGGTGGCAATGTGGTGTCCGTCCACCAGTATGCTGTTAAATTGGTTGGACAAAAGGAATATAACAAAAACAGCAAAGACCTAA GTCGTCTAAGCAAAGTACATAAAGAGAAGGTAAAAGAAGACAACGAGCGACGCCATCAGGAGGAGAAAGAGAGACGGCATACAGACAACATCAAACATCAGTCTTCAGAGAAAGACAGGAAAAGAAAACACAGAGAATCAAGTAATGACAG AAAGAAGTCTTCCGAGAAAGAAGCAAAGCCGCCCAAGGCACCGCCCTCTTGGCTACAGAGAGACTTAAAAGTTCGTTTTGTAGACAAAACTTTCAAAGCGGGCCGATACTACAACTCTAAG ATGCGCGTGGAAGATGTCTTGAGCCTGTCTACCTGTATTTGTCGAACTGAAGATGGACATTTGTTAGACA ATGTGAAGCAAAATATGTTGGAAACCATCATCCCAAAAGGTGATAATAATGCCATAATGGTTGTACTTGGCGAGCATCAGGGGCAG gTGGGGCGTATTCTGCAGCGGGACAAGAACAAGTGCAAAGCAATGGTCCAGCTGGAAAGACACGAGAAGCAAGTGTTCACTTTGGACTATGACTGTATTTGTCACTATTTGGGAGCTGCAGACCACTGCTGA